One region of Triticum aestivum cultivar Chinese Spring chromosome 6B, IWGSC CS RefSeq v2.1, whole genome shotgun sequence genomic DNA includes:
- the LOC123133353 gene encoding ervatamin-B-like: MARAIATILLMAIVLAATTPRTSTMDITDRDLASEESLWALYERWCEHHNAGRNLSDKARRFKVFKENARMIHQFNQGDTPYKMSLNLFGDMTDEEVDHMYGSCSNLRSDCGKRCQDWFTHGDVTVPDNFPMHVDWRMRGYGQRPPAVTNVKMQGGCGACWAFAVTAAVEGINSIRTKNLVSLSAQQLIDCDKGSFGCRGGYLSSAFKYMIKHRGIATAANYPYVAHEHDYCLRPKRKHVVTINGFKEVPPNNEMALLQAVAAQPVIVAVDPKAFQRYGGGVFVGPCGTNRTHTMTVVGYGTTHDHDPKRRMQYWIIKNSWGTKWGENGYIRMVRGAGPSKQGLCGILMEASYPVKK, encoded by the coding sequence ATGGCAAGAGCAATTGCAACAATATTACTCATGGCCATCGTGCTTGCTGCCACTACACCTAGGACAAGCACCATGGACATCACAGATAGGGACTTGGCGTCAGAGGAGTCCCTATGGGCACTATATGAGCGCTGGTGCGAGCATCACAATGCGGGACGCAACCTCAGCGACAAGGCCCGGCGCTTCAAAGTGTTCAAGGAGAACGCTCGCATGATCCATCAATTCAACCAAGGTGACACACCCTACAAGATGAGCCTCAACCTCTTTGGTGACATGACCGATGAGGAGGTTGACCACATGTATGGTAGCTGCTCCAACCTTAGGTCAGACTGTGGGAAGCGATGCCAAGACTGGTTCACACACGGAGACGTTACCGTGCCTGACAACTTCCCAATGCATGTGGACTGGCGCATGAGAGGCTACGGCCAACGGCCACCGGCGGTGACAAATGTGAAGATGCAAGGAGGGTGCGGGGCTTGTTGGGCCTTTGCAGTGACAGCAGCAGTGGAGGGCATCAACTCCATCAGGACTAAAAACCTGGTGTCATTGTCTGCGCAACAGCTGATAGACTGCGACAAGGGAAGTTTCGGCTGTCGTGGCGGCTACCTATCATCGGCCTTCAAGTACATGATCAAACATCGCGGCATCGCCACAGCTGCTAACTACCCATACGTTGCCCATGAGCATGACTACTGCTTGAGGCCGAAGCGGAAACATGTCGTCACCATCAATGGCTTTAAAGAGGTGCCGCCAAATAATGAGATGGCGTTGCTGCAAGCGGTGGCGGCCCAACCTGTCATTGTGGCTGTCGACCCAAAGGCCTTCCAGCGCTATGGAGGAGGCGTCTTTGTGGGTCCGTGTGGGACGAATCGAACCCATACAATGACGGTGGTCGGCTATGGCACCACCCATGATCATGACCCCAAGAGACGCATGCAATACTGGATTATAAAGAACTCGTGGGGGACAAAATGGGGTGAAAACGGCTACATCCGCATGGTGCGCGGAGCCGGTCCCTCCAAGCAGGGCTTATGTGGCATCCTGATGGAAGCTTCGTACCCAGTGAAAAAATAG